From one Diorhabda carinulata isolate Delta chromosome 12, icDioCari1.1, whole genome shotgun sequence genomic stretch:
- the LOC130899856 gene encoding uncharacterized protein LOC130899856 has translation MIFDPAVFPALLRGEVTASMKNRTHNVEVSIDYEDGILDATCSCPRGQAVCHHMAAVCFHAHNNVSVTDKTCVWNQRKPTGDGEKIVRISDLYKPKFSNYQAFSRPTSTQEMADFRNELGYSNPVGFTWLFMPEQSQLTSIIKNIEDILYSLEYTQATDKETFLKSKCSVDIDTINKVEQITRGQSINENWLVARKYRITSSKFGSILSACRR, from the exons atgattttcgatCCTGCTGTTTTCCCTGCCCTACTTCGAGGTGAAGTTACAGCCAGTATGAAGAATAGAACTCATAATGTTGAG GTTTCCATTGATTACGAGGATGGTATATTGGATGCCACCTGCTCCTGCCCCAGGGGACAAGCAGTATGCCATCACATGGCAGCTGTATGTTTTCATGCACACAACAACGTCAGTGTTACTGACAAAACCTGTGTGTGGAATCAGCGCAAACCTACTGGCGATGGAGAAAAAATTGTGAGGATTAGTGATCTctacaaaccaaaattttctaattatcagGCTTTTTCGAGACCAACATCAACCCAAGAAATGGCAGATTTTAGGAATGAATTAGGATACTCTAATCCAGTTGGATTTACATGGCTGTTTATGCCTGAGCAATCACAATTGACAAGcataataaagaatattgaagatattttatattcactaGAGTATACACAGGCTACTGACAAagagacatttttaaaatcaaaatgctCAGTAGATATCGATACTATAAATAAAGTTGAACAAATAACTAGAGGACagtcaattaatgaaaattggcTAGTTGCTAGAAAGTACAGAATAACTAGTAGTAAATTTGGCTCTATACTGTCAGCCTGCAGGCGATAA
- the LOC130899888 gene encoding uncharacterized protein LOC130899888 — MRKIDQLLMTLMKLKQNFLHQDLPVRFNVSQGTVSNVVTTWVHALHEILFKQFMSEIPDRSKNQLCLPNCFSSFTNCRIIIDCTEVYTCINRQSMSSQKLTYSSYKHRNTCKGLVGVAPNGVATFLSCLYPGSTSDKKIVKDCGILNQLKPGDLVLADKGFLIKDLMPPGVHINIPPFLTTPQFTTEQVHQTECIARARIHVERATRRMKVFNILNLIPHSLLPHADAVFQVVGALTNLQYPLIKEVGQLYYEGIQKIDHIVRFCINSF, encoded by the coding sequence atgagaaaaattgatcaGCTGCTCATGACtttaatgaaattgaaacaaaattttctacatcaAGATTTACCAGTAAGGTTTAATGTTTCACAAGGCACAGTCTCAAATGTTGTAACAACATGGGTGCATGCCttgcatgaaattttattcaaacaattcATGTCTGAAATACCAGATAGAAGTAAAAATCAGTTGTGCTTACCAAACTGTTTTAGTAGTTTCACAAATTGTAGAATTATAATAGATTGTACGGAAGTTTATACTTGTATAAATCGCCAAAGTATGTCTTCCCAGAAGTTGACGTACAGCTCATATAAGCATAGAAATACATGCAAAGGATTAGTAGGTGTTGCACCAAATGGTGTAGCTACATTTTTATCATGTTTATATCCAGGTTCAACATcagacaaaaaaattgtcaaagatTGTGGAATCTTAAATCAACTTAAACCTGGAGACTTGGTATTGGCTGATAAAGGATTCCTAATTAAAGATTTAATGCCTCCCGGAGTTCATATTAACATTCCCCCATTTCTTACAACTCCTCAATTCACTACAGAACAAGTTCATCAAACTGAATGCATTGCTCGAGCAAGGATTCATGTGGAGCGTGCTACAAGGAGAATGAAGGtgttcaatatattaaatttaattccaCATTCTTTGTTACCACATGCTGATGCTGTGTTTCAGGTAGTAGGGGCTTTAACAAACTTGCAGTATCCTTTAATTAAAGAAGTTGGACAACTTTATTATGAAGGGATTCAAAAGATTGATCATATCGttagattttgtataaatagtttttaa